Proteins encoded by one window of Erythrobacter sp.:
- a CDS encoding DUF445 domain-containing protein has product MRIAATLMLVAMAALFLGSHQMLGAHPAWGYINAFAEAAMVGGLADWFAVTALFRHPLGIPIPHTAIIPANKDRIADTMASFLRSNFLTPVVVARRMREMNVAQAAGDFLVDGSAGQAGRLRAGAGQMLVELLETLDPDRLGLQVKAGLARQAEKLDVSPLLGRVLESAIADNRHRPLIDGFIRWAGLALEDNEDMVRKMVQARANAVIRWTGLDERLANTVIDGLYKLLAEMHVDPEHPVRGKVEEGLASLARDLQHDPEMRAKVERMKNDLLANPAVGDWWMGVWERLRRSLIDMLRNPDKAMAGQMGSSIAELGQTLRTDPALQVQVNRFARRTLVGVVNRYGDQIVSLVSNTVKGWDASTITLRIERAVGRDLQFIRINGTLVGGLVGLTLHFLTGIL; this is encoded by the coding sequence ATGCGCATCGCTGCGACGCTGATGCTGGTGGCGATGGCCGCGCTGTTCCTCGGCTCGCATCAGATGCTCGGCGCGCATCCCGCGTGGGGCTATATCAACGCCTTCGCCGAAGCGGCGATGGTGGGAGGGCTGGCGGACTGGTTCGCGGTGACGGCGCTGTTCCGTCATCCGCTCGGCATCCCGATACCCCACACCGCAATCATTCCGGCCAACAAGGACCGGATCGCCGACACGATGGCGAGCTTCCTGCGCTCGAACTTCCTCACTCCGGTGGTGGTTGCGCGGAGGATGCGCGAGATGAACGTGGCGCAGGCGGCGGGCGATTTCCTTGTCGATGGCAGCGCGGGTCAGGCAGGGCGGCTGCGCGCGGGCGCCGGGCAGATGCTGGTCGAACTGCTCGAGACACTCGATCCGGACCGTCTCGGCCTGCAAGTGAAGGCCGGGCTGGCGCGGCAGGCGGAAAAGCTGGACGTCTCGCCACTGCTCGGCCGGGTGCTCGAAAGCGCGATTGCCGACAACCGCCACCGACCGCTGATCGATGGCTTCATCCGCTGGGCCGGGCTGGCGCTGGAGGACAACGAGGACATGGTCCGCAAGATGGTGCAGGCGCGTGCCAATGCGGTGATCCGCTGGACCGGGCTGGACGAGCGGCTGGCGAACACGGTGATCGACGGGCTCTACAAGCTGCTGGCCGAAATGCATGTTGATCCCGAACACCCCGTACGCGGCAAGGTGGAAGAAGGACTGGCCAGCCTCGCGCGCGACTTGCAGCACGATCCCGAAATGCGCGCCAAGGTGGAGCGGATGAAGAACGACCTGCTCGCCAATCCTGCCGTGGGCGATTGGTGGATGGGTGTTTGGGAACGGTTGCGCCGCTCGCTGATCGACATGTTGCGCAACCCGGACAAGGCGATGGCGGGGCAGATGGGCAGCAGTATTGCCGAACTCGGACAGACGCTGCGCACCGATCCGGCCTTGCAGGTTCAGGTCAACCGCTTCGCCCGCCGCACCTTGGTCGGTGTGGTGAATCGCTATGGCGACCAGATCGTAAGCCTGGTGTCCAACACCGTGAAGGGCTGGGACGCGTCCACCATCACCCTGCGCATAGAACGGGCTGTGGGGCGCGACCTGCAATTCATCCGCATCAATGGCACGCTGGTGGGCGGGCTGGTGGGCCTGACACTGCATTTCCTGACCGGAATTCTTTAG